Proteins encoded within one genomic window of Bacillus thuringiensis:
- a CDS encoding acetyl-CoA carboxylase biotin carboxyl carrier protein subunit, protein MMTKVYASMAGNVWKIVVGVGDTVEEEQDVVILESMKMEIPIISEEAGTVMKINVQEGDFVNEGDVLLEIE, encoded by the coding sequence ATGATGACGAAGGTATATGCATCGATGGCAGGAAATGTATGGAAGATTGTTGTAGGAGTAGGAGATACAGTAGAGGAAGAGCAGGATGTCGTCATTTTGGAATCTATGAAAATGGAAATTCCAATCATTTCAGAAGAAGCTGGCACAGTTATGAAAATTAATGTGCAAGAAGGCGATTTTGTAAATGAAGGAGATGTATTACTAGAAATTGAATAG
- a CDS encoding acetyl-CoA carboxylase biotin carboxylase subunit, whose amino-acid sequence MFQKVLIANRGEIAVRIMKTCQKLGIRTVAIYSEADENALHVKMANEAYLVGGPRVQESYLNLEKIIEIAKKTNAEAIHPGYGLLSENPSFPVRCREEGIVFIGPSEEIITKMGSKIESRIAMQAADVPVVPGITTNIETAEEAIEIAKQIGYPLMLKASAGGGGIGMQLMETEQTLTKAFESNKTRAQNFFGNGEMYLERYIADAHHIEIQLLADTHGNTVYLWERECSVQRRNQKVIEEAPSPFLDEGTRKAMGEVAVQAAKALGYTNAGTVEFLVDDQKNFYFLEMNTRLQVEHPVTEEITGLDLVEQQLLIAYGEKLSFTQDDVKRSGHAIEARIYAEDPKTFFPSPGKITDLTLPSNVRIDHFLENQVTITPFYDPMIAKVIAHGETREEAISKLHDALEELKVEGIKTNTPMLLQVLEDDVFKSGIYTTGFVTKQLVKK is encoded by the coding sequence ATGTTTCAAAAAGTATTAATTGCTAATCGCGGGGAAATCGCAGTTCGTATTATGAAAACTTGCCAAAAACTTGGCATTCGCACTGTTGCTATTTATTCTGAGGCGGATGAAAATGCCCTACATGTAAAAATGGCAAATGAAGCTTACTTAGTAGGTGGGCCGCGTGTCCAAGAAAGCTATTTAAACCTTGAAAAAATTATTGAAATAGCTAAGAAGACAAATGCTGAAGCAATCCATCCGGGATATGGATTATTATCAGAGAATCCGTCTTTTCCGGTTCGCTGTAGAGAAGAAGGAATTGTATTTATCGGTCCATCAGAAGAAATCATTACGAAGATGGGAAGTAAAATCGAATCTCGTATTGCAATGCAAGCTGCAGATGTCCCAGTAGTTCCAGGTATTACTACAAATATTGAAACTGCTGAAGAAGCAATTGAAATTGCAAAACAAATTGGTTATCCATTAATGCTGAAGGCATCCGCAGGCGGCGGAGGCATTGGAATGCAGTTGATGGAAACTGAGCAAACGCTCACCAAAGCATTTGAAAGTAATAAAACAAGAGCGCAAAACTTCTTCGGTAACGGAGAAATGTATTTAGAGCGCTATATTGCAGATGCACACCATATTGAAATTCAGCTTTTAGCAGATACACATGGTAACACAGTGTATTTATGGGAGCGTGAATGTTCCGTGCAGCGCCGAAATCAGAAAGTAATTGAAGAAGCACCTTCACCATTTTTAGATGAAGGTACTCGAAAGGCGATGGGTGAAGTTGCTGTACAAGCTGCCAAAGCTCTAGGCTATACAAATGCAGGTACAGTTGAGTTTCTTGTAGATGATCAGAAAAACTTCTATTTCTTAGAGATGAATACGAGATTACAAGTAGAGCATCCAGTTACAGAAGAAATTACTGGTTTAGATCTTGTAGAACAACAACTTCTAATTGCATACGGTGAGAAACTATCATTTACACAAGATGATGTAAAACGTAGTGGTCATGCCATTGAGGCACGTATTTATGCAGAGGATCCGAAAACTTTCTTCCCATCACCTGGGAAGATTACAGATTTAACGCTTCCATCAAATGTACGTATTGATCATTTTTTAGAGAATCAAGTCACGATTACACCTTTCTATGATCCAATGATTGCGAAAGTCATTGCTCATGGTGAAACTCGTGAAGAAGCAATTTCAAAATTACATGATGCTTTAGAAGAATTAAAAGTAGAAGGTATTAAAACGAACACGCCAATGCTACTTCAAGTATTGGAAGACGATGTGTTCAAAAGTGGTATTTATACAACGGGTTTTGTAACGAAACAACTTGTTAAAAAATAA
- the mvaB gene encoding hydroxymethylglutaryl-CoA lyase yields the protein MKLPNFAVIKEVGPRDGLQNEKKIVGTKDKVKWIQLLTEAGLSYVEVSSFVHPKWVPALADANDVFSELKRDPNVTYAALVPNQNGLERAFLQNVDEVNVFLSASESHNKSNINKSIKEALVVIENITKQALFEGKKVRGYVSTVFGCPYEGDISVAAVDELCNQLFSYGIYEVSLGDTIGVANPLQVERVLEHLLKKYDASQFAMHFHNTYGMALANVVKSLEYGITTFDSSCGGLGGCPYAPGASGNVATDDLVHMLHKLGVQTNIDEEKLLRASQFIQSKLNIQLPSHVYRALQHKTISR from the coding sequence TTGAAACTACCTAATTTTGCTGTCATTAAAGAAGTCGGGCCACGTGATGGCTTACAAAATGAAAAAAAGATTGTTGGCACAAAAGATAAAGTAAAATGGATTCAACTACTTACAGAGGCTGGATTATCGTACGTTGAAGTTTCCTCATTCGTTCACCCTAAATGGGTCCCTGCATTAGCAGATGCAAATGATGTGTTTTCTGAGCTGAAAAGGGATCCAAATGTTACATATGCAGCGCTTGTTCCAAATCAAAATGGTTTGGAACGAGCTTTTTTGCAAAATGTAGATGAGGTGAATGTTTTTTTATCAGCAAGTGAATCTCATAATAAAAGTAATATTAATAAATCAATTAAAGAAGCATTAGTTGTAATTGAAAATATAACAAAACAGGCATTATTCGAAGGGAAAAAGGTAAGAGGCTATGTTTCTACTGTATTTGGATGTCCTTATGAAGGGGATATAAGTGTCGCAGCAGTTGACGAATTATGTAATCAACTATTTTCATACGGCATTTATGAAGTCTCGCTTGGTGACACAATCGGTGTAGCAAATCCATTACAAGTAGAGCGAGTATTAGAGCATTTATTAAAGAAATATGATGCTTCGCAGTTTGCAATGCACTTCCATAATACGTACGGAATGGCTCTTGCGAATGTAGTAAAGTCTTTAGAATATGGTATTACAACATTTGATAGTTCTTGTGGTGGTCTTGGCGGCTGTCCATATGCACCAGGAGCATCAGGCAATGTTGCAACTGATGACTTAGTTCATATGCTCCATAAGTTAGGGGTCCAAACGAATATTGATGAAGAGAAGTTATTGAGAGCGAGTCAATTTATTCAAAGTAAATTAAATATCCAATTACCGAGTCATGTGTATAGAGCGCTTCAACATAAAACGATAAGTAGGTGA